The Rhizobium leguminosarum bv. trifolii WSM1325 genome has a window encoding:
- a CDS encoding WGR domain protein (PFAM: WGR domain protein~SMART: WGR domain protein~KEGG: hypothetical protein), translating to MTAQPYRLYIERIDPSKNMARFYALSIEPNLFGETSLVRSWGRIGSRGQQKIHVFDSEAKAVDLLLSLLRRKRSRGYRVLQ from the coding sequence ATGACAGCTCAGCCCTATCGTCTCTACATCGAACGCATCGATCCATCGAAGAACATGGCTCGCTTTTATGCGCTGTCGATCGAGCCGAACCTCTTCGGCGAGACCTCGCTGGTGCGCAGCTGGGGACGGATCGGCAGCCGCGGGCAGCAGAAGATCCATGTCTTCGACAGCGAGGCAAAAGCCGTCGATCTCCTGCTCAGCCTTTTGCGCAGGAAGCGGTCGAGAGGCTATCGGGTCCTGCAGTGA
- a CDS encoding domain of unknown function DUF1738 (PFAM: domain of unknown function DUF1738~KEGG: rec:RHECIAT_PB0000154 probable DNA conjugal transfer antirestriction protein), producing MSRQQSNQRSDIYSRITNTIIADLERGVRPWTKPWTTGHATSEVSRPLRHNGQPYTGINVLLLWSEAIARGFASSRWMTFRQAIELGGAVRKGETGTTVVFASSFIRTETTETGTEIEQDVPFLKTYTVFNTDQIAGLNGRLDEMAPHQDPMSRIGNAGRFFANTGALIRHGGSAAYYAPQRDYIQMPCLDAFRDDASYVAILSHEMTHWTAAPRRLDRDLSRYAKDRSERAREELIAELGSAFLCADLGIVPELEPRPDHARYLDGWLKVLANDKRAIFSAAAHAQRAVDYLHSLQPELDEEAAA from the coding sequence ATGAGCAGGCAACAATCCAATCAACGATCCGATATCTACAGCCGCATCACCAACACGATCATCGCCGATCTCGAACGGGGCGTGCGGCCATGGACCAAACCCTGGACGACGGGGCATGCGACAAGCGAGGTCAGCCGGCCACTGCGCCACAATGGCCAACCCTACACCGGGATCAACGTTCTGTTGCTGTGGTCCGAAGCCATCGCCCGCGGCTTTGCCTCATCTCGCTGGATGACGTTCCGCCAGGCCATCGAACTCGGTGGCGCCGTTCGCAAGGGCGAAACCGGCACGACCGTCGTCTTTGCCAGTTCGTTCATCCGCACCGAGACGACCGAGACGGGCACCGAGATCGAACAGGATGTTCCATTCCTCAAGACCTACACGGTGTTCAACACCGATCAGATCGCCGGTCTTAACGGCCGCTTGGACGAGATGGCCCCTCACCAGGATCCGATGAGCCGCATCGGCAATGCCGGCCGCTTCTTTGCCAATACCGGGGCGCTGATCCGCCACGGAGGATCGGCTGCCTATTATGCCCCTCAGCGTGATTACATCCAGATGCCATGCCTGGATGCCTTTAGGGACGATGCTTCCTATGTCGCCATCCTCAGCCACGAGATGACGCACTGGACCGCCGCACCGCGACGGCTTGATCGCGATCTCAGCCGCTACGCGAAAGACCGGAGCGAACGTGCCCGCGAGGAGTTGATTGCCGAACTCGGCAGCGCGTTTCTCTGCGCCGATCTCGGCATCGTCCCAGAGCTCGAACCACGCCCCGACCACGCACGCTATCTCGATGGCTGGCTGAAGGTTCTGGCCAACGACAAGCGCGCCATCTTCTCGGCGGCAGCACATGCGCAGCGCGCCGTCGACTATCTGCATTCCCTGCAGCCCGAACTCGACGAGGAGGCGGCGGCGTGA
- a CDS encoding transcriptional regulator, LysR family (PFAM: LysR substrate-binding; regulatory protein LysR~KEGG: ppu:PP_4467 LysR family transcriptional regulator), with translation MELRQLSYFVAVAEELHFGRAAAKVRIAQPALSNHVQALERELGCALFIRSTRRVELTRAGEIFHERCVGILSEVDLSAEITRAVAGKTIRQIRIGTVYPATTGVLPAFLAKIARKYPDIRIHISSGNTGDIIRGLENGQINLGFIRPVENIGSLRFASIAHERYLLAVARTNRLAEQAEIAIDDLRSEKIIAFNRKNLSYTERYFNEKFEEYDLTRNIAYSCDDTYSLVSLVSAGLGIGFAPEWTEGLPNRAFELKAVRGIDFRIGLGVAWNKEDPTASRDDIVDIARSLARPAR, from the coding sequence ATGGAACTACGCCAGCTCTCCTACTTCGTCGCGGTGGCCGAGGAACTGCATTTCGGCCGGGCGGCCGCCAAGGTGCGCATCGCCCAGCCGGCGCTCTCCAACCATGTGCAGGCGCTGGAACGCGAGCTCGGCTGCGCGCTGTTCATCCGTTCGACCAGGCGGGTGGAACTGACGCGGGCAGGGGAGATCTTCCACGAGCGCTGCGTCGGGATCCTCAGCGAGGTCGATCTGAGTGCCGAGATCACCAGGGCGGTGGCCGGCAAGACGATAAGGCAGATCAGGATCGGTACCGTCTATCCGGCGACCACCGGCGTGCTGCCGGCGTTTCTGGCGAAGATCGCCCGCAAGTACCCGGATATCCGCATCCATATATCAAGCGGCAATACCGGCGACATCATCCGCGGCCTGGAAAACGGCCAGATCAATCTCGGCTTCATTAGACCGGTGGAAAATATCGGCTCGTTGCGCTTCGCCTCGATCGCCCATGAGCGCTATCTGCTGGCGGTCGCCAGGACCAACCGGCTGGCGGAGCAGGCGGAGATCGCCATCGACGATCTACGCTCGGAAAAGATCATCGCCTTCAATCGCAAGAACCTCTCCTATACCGAGCGGTACTTCAACGAGAAGTTCGAGGAGTACGATCTGACCCGCAACATCGCTTATAGCTGCGACGACACCTATTCGCTGGTGTCGCTGGTCTCGGCCGGGCTTGGCATCGGCTTTGCGCCGGAATGGACCGAGGGCCTGCCGAACAGGGCCTTCGAACTGAAGGCGGTGAGAGGCATCGACTTCCGGATCGGGCTCGGTGTCGCCTGGAATAAAGAGGATCCAACCGCCTCGCGCGACGACATTGTCGATATCGCGAGGTCATTGGCACGGCCCGCCAGGTAA
- a CDS encoding transcriptional regulator, XRE family (PFAM: helix-turn-helix domain protein~SMART: helix-turn-helix domain protein~KEGG: rpa:RPA2243 XRE family transcriptional regulator), whose protein sequence is MEIRETFARNLRTLRQARKMSQEELAHRSSVDRTYISSLERCVYSPSIEVLDRLAAVLGVEPADLLRKLGKE, encoded by the coding sequence ATGGAGATACGCGAGACCTTCGCTCGAAATTTGAGAACTCTTCGGCAGGCGAGGAAAATGTCGCAGGAGGAGCTCGCCCATCGTTCCAGCGTTGATCGGACCTACATCAGCTCTCTGGAACGATGCGTCTACAGCCCAAGTATTGAGGTGCTAGACCGACTAGCTGCCGTGCTGGGTGTTGAGCCTGCTGACTTACTTAGAAAGCTAGGTAAGGAATAG
- a CDS encoding Ankyrin (PFAM: Ankyrin~SMART: Ankyrin~KEGG: similar to ankyrin 2,3/unc44), translated as MNDQSKIEHFIERIVASASQAQLEIESKELDLNKVGIHGRTPLMVSAAEGLLAAVETLVRNGASVHAIGHGELTALHEASANGEAAVANFLLSLGADVNAETADGVTPLMCAAAWGNTEVAKLLLENHADLTKTDRTGATAADIAREKGEDDAADLINSYLPRGSA; from the coding sequence ATGAACGATCAGTCAAAGATTGAGCATTTCATTGAGCGAATCGTGGCCAGCGCGTCACAAGCTCAGCTAGAAATCGAGTCCAAAGAACTCGACTTGAACAAAGTCGGCATACATGGTCGCACACCGCTCATGGTCTCGGCGGCTGAAGGTTTGCTTGCAGCGGTTGAGACGCTAGTGCGGAACGGTGCATCAGTACACGCGATTGGTCATGGTGAACTGACGGCACTGCACGAGGCATCTGCGAATGGCGAAGCAGCCGTTGCAAACTTCCTACTATCCCTTGGCGCGGACGTAAACGCCGAGACTGCCGATGGCGTGACGCCGCTGATGTGCGCGGCCGCCTGGGGAAACACCGAAGTTGCAAAGCTATTGTTGGAGAACCATGCGGACCTGACAAAGACCGATCGCACTGGTGCAACCGCCGCCGATATTGCACGCGAGAAGGGAGAGGACGATGCCGCGGACCTGATCAACTCATACTTGCCGCGGGGGAGTGCATAG
- a CDS encoding Peptidase M15A (PFAM: Peptidase M15A; protein of unknown function DUF882~KEGG: ccs:CCNA_00583 hypothetical protein), whose product MATDASIVATQLWNEFLTAESEADREAIRPAAIEAVEGALDEEITEFRQGTFKILALSTKLSQAIENIGSASAKERLVAIQERLSEIASAVHDKEGMRTTWQTNEEFEEVFDDEKDVPPATDFDVIPVGAPVNGDLSTVVLSTSRQFGDLADEYITLFRKARYRDAAAEKAAKDFAKTAFGNKSRYQEVGQQLRIPWWFIAGVHLLEASFNFSTHLHNGDRLTARTFRVPAGRPKNGTPPFTWEQSAIDALKFEDLDNLQDWSLARALYRWEAFNGFGYRSRRIATPYLWSFSNNYSKGKYIGDGVFSPTAVSKQCGAAAFLKALVGLGHVSLEIGITTEGDGEATESDPASAEEVVDQDKPNIDGVISGNVDFKTFFDTNLPDVKHFQWHEFLVKGSRNATSGLNTDPPMALWSNILQVARILDRFREEIGHSVVLTSVYRSPAYNATLPGAAKSSQHMQFKAVDFKVVGAGTPRDWAKIIRSYRSQKMFEGGVGVYDTFVHVDTRGHNVDW is encoded by the coding sequence ATGGCCACCGATGCAAGCATTGTAGCAACCCAGCTCTGGAACGAGTTTCTCACAGCTGAATCCGAAGCCGACCGGGAAGCCATTCGGCCCGCGGCTATTGAGGCCGTTGAGGGCGCTTTAGACGAGGAAATTACGGAATTCCGACAGGGGACATTCAAGATACTCGCGCTTTCGACAAAGCTATCCCAGGCGATAGAAAACATCGGATCGGCTTCCGCAAAGGAGCGGCTTGTCGCGATACAGGAGCGCTTGAGCGAGATTGCCAGCGCCGTGCACGATAAAGAAGGTATGCGGACCACCTGGCAGACGAATGAAGAGTTCGAGGAGGTTTTCGACGACGAGAAAGACGTCCCGCCTGCAACGGACTTCGACGTGATTCCGGTGGGCGCGCCTGTTAACGGAGATCTGTCAACCGTAGTGTTATCAACATCCCGTCAGTTTGGGGATCTGGCGGATGAATATATAACGCTTTTCAGGAAGGCAAGGTACAGGGATGCGGCGGCGGAGAAAGCAGCGAAGGATTTCGCCAAGACCGCGTTCGGCAACAAATCACGGTACCAGGAAGTAGGACAACAGCTTAGAATCCCCTGGTGGTTCATAGCGGGCGTTCACTTGCTGGAGGCATCCTTCAACTTCAGCACGCATCTGCATAACGGCGATAGGCTCACAGCAAGGACATTCAGAGTGCCTGCGGGCCGCCCGAAAAATGGTACGCCTCCTTTTACGTGGGAACAAAGCGCCATTGACGCTCTGAAATTCGAAGATCTGGACAATCTCCAGGACTGGTCGCTTGCAAGAGCTCTTTACAGATGGGAAGCTTTCAACGGATTCGGCTATCGAAGCCGACGGATTGCCACCCCATATCTCTGGTCATTCTCCAACAACTACAGCAAAGGCAAATACATTGGTGACGGGGTGTTTTCTCCGACCGCTGTCTCCAAGCAGTGCGGCGCGGCCGCGTTTCTCAAAGCGCTAGTCGGCTTGGGACACGTTTCCCTGGAAATAGGCATCACAACCGAAGGCGATGGCGAGGCAACAGAATCCGATCCTGCGTCCGCCGAGGAGGTGGTTGATCAAGACAAGCCGAATATAGACGGAGTGATCTCCGGAAATGTGGACTTCAAGACCTTCTTTGACACGAACCTGCCAGACGTGAAGCATTTCCAGTGGCACGAATTTCTTGTGAAGGGCAGTCGGAACGCGACGAGTGGCCTTAATACCGATCCGCCGATGGCTCTCTGGAGCAACATACTTCAGGTTGCCAGAATCCTGGATCGTTTCAGGGAGGAAATAGGTCACAGTGTCGTTTTGACCAGCGTTTATAGGAGTCCCGCATATAACGCGACGCTCCCGGGCGCGGCTAAGAGCAGCCAGCATATGCAGTTCAAGGCTGTCGACTTCAAAGTCGTCGGCGCAGGCACGCCCCGCGATTGGGCGAAAATAATCCGCTCGTATCGAAGCCAGAAAATGTTCGAAGGAGGCGTTGGGGTCTATGATACGTTCGTTCATGTCGACACCCGCGGGCACAATGTTGATTGGTGA